Below is a genomic region from Candidatus Neomarinimicrobiota bacterium.
GGTGTGAGTGCTGCTTTGCTATTGGGAGCATGTGTGCATGTTCCCCGGCCCATCGTAGCTCCTGAAGTCTGGTATGAGGAGCCGGTGACGGCGGCGGATTTGAGCCTGCGCCAGCAGGTGGCCCAATTGATTATGGTGCGAGTGGAAGGGTATTATTACAGTGCCGACAACGGCTACCGCCGGAAGGTAGAAAGGTGGGTAGCCCAGGATCAGGTGGGTGGTCTGATCACCTTCCGCGGCAGTGTTGACGGTACCTTTACCAACCTGCAGCGGTTTCAGCGCCTGGCGTCCTTTCCGCTGCTGGTGGCTGCGGATTTTGAGCGGGGCGTGGGGCAGCAGATTGAGGGCGCTACCATGTTTCCCTCAAACATGGCAGTGGCTGCTACTTTCGATGAAGAGAACACTTACCAGCAGGGGCGCATCACCGCCCTTGAAGCCCGGGCGCTGGGCGTCCATATCACCTTCGCTCCGGTGATGGATGTGAATAACAACCCCGATAATCCCATTATCAACTTCCGTTCTTACAGTGATGATCCCCAATTGGTGGCCCGAATGGGAGCTGCGTTCATTCAGGGTGCCCAAGACCACGGCCTGGTAGCCTGTGCCAAGCACTACCCCGGTCACGGCAACACTGCTACTGACAGTCACACCAGCCTGCCGCTGATCCCCGGCAGTCGGGAAAGCCTGGATCAAATGGAGCTGATGCCGTTCAGGGCGGCTGCCGAGGCCGGAGTCAAGATGATGATGGTGGGCCATATTGCCGTGCCTGGTCTGGACGCCTCCAACCGTCCCGCCACCCAGTCGGCGAAGATTACCGAAGGTCTTTTACGCGGTGATTTCGCCTTTGATGGCCTCATTGTTACCGATGGGATGGAGATGGGGGCTATAACGGGCGGACAGTGGACCGGGGAAGCCGCCGTCCGGGCCATTGAGGCCGGCAACGACATGGTCCTCCTGCCATTATACGTGGATCAGGCCATTGAGGCCATTGTACGGGCGGTCTGGACCGGGCGCATCAGCCCGGAACGGATCGAGGCCTCGGTCAACCGGGTATTAAAGCTGAAGGCGGAGCTTGGCCTGTACGATGAGCGCCGCAGCCTTAATCGAGATGATGTGCAGCGGCAGGTAGGCCTGGAGGAATTCCGCGAAGCCTCACGGGGAATTGCCCGGAAATCCATCACCCTTGTCAAGGACGAGCTGAACCTGATCCCCTTCCGACCGGGTCGCCGACAAACCCTTACCCACATCCTGATCTCAATGGACGACGACCTCAAAGACCGCACCCTTCCCTTCTGGAGCGACGTGGAATTCACTTTCGGGAAGAAACGAGTCAAGACTTTCTTTGTGAACGACGAGCTCTCCAATACCCGCATTAAGGAGCTGGTAGAGGCAGCCCGGACTACCAATCTGACCCTGGTGACGGCCCTGGTGAGGATCCATATGGAGAAGGGCGTCAGCACTATTGACTCGACGCACCATGAGCTCTTGAAAGCCCTGGGGAAGGCGAAGGTCAAGTTCGCGGTGGCCAGTTTCGGTAGTCCCTATCTGCCTTCCCTGGAGCCTATTCCCACCTACCTATGCGGTTACAGTTACGAGGGCATGACGATGCTGGCTATGGCCGATGCCCTGTTCGGTCGGGCTCCGATCACTGGCCGGCTGCCGGTTGACCTGGATGCCAGCTACCGCCGCGGCCATGGTCTCACTAGAGAAGCCCGCACCCGGGCTTTCAGCCAGTCCACTCGCACCTGGGATTTCAGCCGGGCTTATGCGGTACTGGACAGCGCTATCCAGGCCAAAATCACCCCGGGTGCCCAGGTGTTCATTGCCAAAGCAGGACACATCCTGGCCGATACGGCCTTCGGACACTTTACCTATGACGTGGACGCCCCCCCGGTGACTACCGCCTCCATTTACGACCTCGCCAGCGTCACCAAGGTGCTGGTAGGAGGCACCCTGGCGATGCAGCTGGTTGATGGACGCTACCTGGTACTGGACGAGCCCGTGCAGGATTACCTTCCCACCTTCCAGGGCAAGTGGAAGGATCGGGTTACCATTCGCCATTTGCTGACTCATTCTTCCGGTCTGCCAGATTACATCTGGTTCTGGAAGATGGGTATCAAGCCGGAAGAGGTGATTGACACTATTTGCAGGACCGAGCTGCAGTTTGAGCCCGGTACGCAGTCTACCTACAGTGGTGTGGGCTTGATTCTGTTCACTGCTATCGTGGAGCTGGTGACCGGGGAGCGGCTGGCTGATCTGACCCGGGACTGGGTGTTCGGTCCCCTCATGATGGAAGGCACCGGCTACAATCCCCCGGTGGAGTGGCAGGAGCGCATTGTCCCCACCGAGGTGGACGCAGAGGGCCGCAGGGGTCTGATCCAGGGCAAGGTGCATGATGGAAACAGCCATTTTATGGGGGGTGTGTCGGCCCATGCAGGCGCCTTCGCTCCGGCCAATCAGTTGGCCAAATTAGGCCTCCTGTACCTGAATGGGGGAGTGGTCTATGGCAGACGGATGGTGCGGGAGGAGACAGTGGAGGCGTTTATCCAGCCCCAGGAATTGCCACCGGGTTCGGGATGGGCCCTGACCTGGCAGATGGCCAATGCCACCCCCGAAGCCGGAGATCTCTTATCTGACGCAGCCTTCGGCCACACGGGCTTCACCGGCACCTCCATCTGGATCGATCCCGCAACAGAGGTGATTGTCGTACTCCTTACCAACCGGGTGCATCCCACACGTGAGCGGGGCGGCCACATGGAGTTGCGCCATACGTTTCATAATGCCATTGTAAAAATTATTCTTAGTACTGAACCCAGGACTTGAACTATCACCTGCAGAACTTGAAGCGAAAGAGAAATTCACTACGCTCTTTTCAAGCATCTACTTAATGTATAACTTTAAATTGTACCTGATTAAGAGAGCATTTCATTGCGACGGATGGGGCAGGCGGTTTTTAAGGAATTAGAACTATAGATGAAGATGAGTAAAGACTCACCGCGACAAGTAGTTTGACCTGTCAGTTATGATTGATAAAGAAATGTCTTTCCCTTTGGCAGTCTCCTATTTAAATCTTCCTGAGGCCCTCAGATAGTCGCTGGCATCATGCTTGCCCAGGCGTTCATAGGCCCGATACGCTTCGTAATAGCCGGTGGCCAAATCCAATGAATCCATCGCTGTAAGCTGCTGCGGTGGTCCTTCCAGGGATGGGATCAAAATTTCTATGCCCACGAATAGTAAATCGGGATTTCTCAATTTGGACGAATTAGCCCGGTAGAGATTGGGCCAGTACAGGACATCCTGGTAATAGAGTTTCGCCAGGTTCCACCAGTTGTCATTCCTCTTCACTGTGTGAACGTAGGCCTTGATTCCCTGCGCCCAGTAGGACGGTGGTGTGGGTTCCGTTGGGCGTGCCGCTGGTATTGCCTCGGGCGGGGGTGCAGGTTTTTCGGCAACGGGTGGAGGTAGTGGCTCCGTTATAGGAGGTACTCCTTCTACCACTGGTTTCTCCACAATCGGTGGCTGAACTGGTTCTGCAGCCGGTGTTTCCACAGCAGGCGGTGGGGCGGGTTCCTCTTCGCCGCCTCGGAAAATCAGCAGAGCTACCACAACCACGACGATAACGGCTGCGACAGCGATGGCGATGGTGGCGGTGGGGATTCGACGGCTTGGTTTTGCGGTTGGTTCCTTGGTGGGTTCGGCGGTTTTTTCCGGTTCGGTCGTCGATTCCGGTTCATCAGGTTCCGCCGTCTGACCTGTTAGTGGCTTGGCATTCATGTGGTTATACTCCCGGTTGACTCGGCGGGCCAGCGCCTGAGCTGGTCTGAATAGAACGCGAGTATGCTCCGGGATGACCAGGCTGGCCCCGGTCTGAGGATTAATCCCGGTAGTTTCGGGGACACGGTGTAATCTGAAAGTCCCCAATTGAGCGATACGCACCTTCCCATCACGGATCAAGCCCTCTTCGATGACCGCGGCAAATTCCTTGATTAGATCTTGGGCCAGGTGTTTGGAGATGCCAGTCTCAGCCGCAATGCGGTCAACGAGTTCCTGGAACGTGATCTTCTCACTCATCCCGCAATCTCCACGTTCCTGACATCGGCCTTGAGGCTGGCACTGGGGTGGAAAAATACCGCCCGCTTGGAGGGTAGCAGCACTAGATCTTCGTAATAGGGGCTGTAGGCCCTGCGCTGCGGCCGTACGTGGGAGCCGAAGGTTCCCAGATCCGGTATGGATATACCGACGTAGCCGCCTAGCGTTTCCGCTATGGCCCGGACGGTGACCTCCACCAGGTCGTGGGCCTTGCGCTGGGACAAACCCAGGCGCTCAGCTACGATATGCACAACCTCGATATGGGTCATGAGAGCTCGCTCCTTGCACTACTGCAATGGAAAGATATGCTATAGCGCCACATTTGGCTATAAGTATAAGCGTAAGTTTTTATACAAGCAAGGGATTATGAAATGCGCAGTAGTGGTTGGTAAATATACTGCGCCGGTGGGGCCACCGGAAATTTAAAACTCAATCACCCATGCATCCCAACCAGTAGGTATCCCCTACAAAAATAGCTTACTTTCAGCTGGTTTATGAGATTCCCTGAGGCCCATGCAGAGTCCGTGCCGCCCTAGCACCCACAAACTTAAGCGATACCGTAGGTTAGCCTATGCCTGCAACCATTGACCCGCTTGACATCTGGATTCTCACCTTGTTCCTCGGCGGGACCGTGATTTACGGCATCTGGTCAGGGCGGTACAGCAAGACTACTACCGCCTACTTCCTGGCTGAGCGCACTCTGCCATGGTATGCTGTCATGCTATCGGTGGTGGCCACCGAGACCTCGGTGCTGACCTTCATCAGCGTGCCGGGCATGGCCTATCGGGGCAACTGGTTCTTCCTGCAGCTGGCCTTCGGCTATATATTGGGGCGGGTGCTGGTGAGCTTCCTGTTGCTGCCGCTCTACTATGCCAAGGGCATCACCTCCATTTACCAGTATATCGGCCAGCGTTTTGGTCAGCAGGTACAGCGGGTGACTTCGGCAGTATTCCTGTTTACCCGCCTCCTGGCGGACGGGGTACGCTTTTTCGCCACCGCCCTGTTGGTTCAGACCCTGCTGCCCCTGACTATCCCGCAGGCGGTGCTACTCATGGGCGGGGTGACGCTGGTCTACACCCTGGCTGGGGGTATCCGCTCGGTGGTTTGGATGGACACGGTACAGTTCATCCTCTACCTGAGCTGTGGTATCCTGTCGCTGTGGTTCATCCACGGCCTGATTGATGGCGGCCTGGCGGCTGGCTTGAGCCAGCTGGCTGAGGCTGGCAAGCTGGGGGTTCTCAACTTCCGTAGTGGGGAGGTCTTTTCGCTGAAGGCAGCCTATGCCTTTCCCGCGGCTATTATCGGCGGGGCGTTCCTTTCCTTCGCCTCCCACGGTGCCGACTATATGATGGTCCAGCGGGTGCTTTCCACCCGCAGCCTGCCCGCCGCTCGCATGGCCCTGGTGGGCAGCGGCTTGTTTGTCACCTTCCAGTTCGCGCTGTTT
It encodes:
- a CDS encoding HU family DNA-binding protein, with translation MSEKITFQELVDRIAAETGISKHLAQDLIKEFAAVIEEGLIRDGKVRIAQLGTFRLHRVPETTGINPQTGASLVIPEHTRVLFRPAQALARRVNREYNHMNAKPLTGQTAEPDEPESTTEPEKTAEPTKEPTAKPSRRIPTATIAIAVAAVIVVVVVALLIFRGGEEEPAPPPAVETPAAEPVQPPIVEKPVVEGVPPITEPLPPPVAEKPAPPPEAIPAARPTEPTPPSYWAQGIKAYVHTVKRNDNWWNLAKLYYQDVLYWPNLYRANSSKLRNPDLLFVGIEILIPSLEGPPQQLTAMDSLDLATGYYEAYRAYERLGKHDASDYLRASGRFK
- a CDS encoding glycoside hydrolase family 3 N-terminal domain-containing protein; translation: MWKIKLFGLGVSAALLLGACVHVPRPIVAPEVWYEEPVTAADLSLRQQVAQLIMVRVEGYYYSADNGYRRKVERWVAQDQVGGLITFRGSVDGTFTNLQRFQRLASFPLLVAADFERGVGQQIEGATMFPSNMAVAATFDEENTYQQGRITALEARALGVHITFAPVMDVNNNPDNPIINFRSYSDDPQLVARMGAAFIQGAQDHGLVACAKHYPGHGNTATDSHTSLPLIPGSRESLDQMELMPFRAAAEAGVKMMMVGHIAVPGLDASNRPATQSAKITEGLLRGDFAFDGLIVTDGMEMGAITGGQWTGEAAVRAIEAGNDMVLLPLYVDQAIEAIVRAVWTGRISPERIEASVNRVLKLKAELGLYDERRSLNRDDVQRQVGLEEFREASRGIARKSITLVKDELNLIPFRPGRRQTLTHILISMDDDLKDRTLPFWSDVEFTFGKKRVKTFFVNDELSNTRIKELVEAARTTNLTLVTALVRIHMEKGVSTIDSTHHELLKALGKAKVKFAVASFGSPYLPSLEPIPTYLCGYSYEGMTMLAMADALFGRAPITGRLPVDLDASYRRGHGLTREARTRAFSQSTRTWDFSRAYAVLDSAIQAKITPGAQVFIAKAGHILADTAFGHFTYDVDAPPVTTASIYDLASVTKVLVGGTLAMQLVDGRYLVLDEPVQDYLPTFQGKWKDRVTIRHLLTHSSGLPDYIWFWKMGIKPEEVIDTICRTELQFEPGTQSTYSGVGLILFTAIVELVTGERLADLTRDWVFGPLMMEGTGYNPPVEWQERIVPTEVDAEGRRGLIQGKVHDGNSHFMGGVSAHAGAFAPANQLAKLGLLYLNGGVVYGRRMVREETVEAFIQPQELPPGSGWALTWQMANATPEAGDLLSDAAFGHTGFTGTSIWIDPATEVIVVLLTNRVHPTRERGGHMELRHTFHNAIVKIILSTEPRT
- a CDS encoding HU family DNA-binding protein, whose translation is MTHIEVVHIVAERLGLSQRKAHDLVEVTVRAIAETLGGYVGISIPDLGTFGSHVRPQRRAYSPYYEDLVLLPSKRAVFFHPSASLKADVRNVEIAG
- a CDS encoding sodium:solute symporter yields the protein MPATIDPLDIWILTLFLGGTVIYGIWSGRYSKTTTAYFLAERTLPWYAVMLSVVATETSVLTFISVPGMAYRGNWFFLQLAFGYILGRVLVSFLLLPLYYAKGITSIYQYIGQRFGQQVQRVTSAVFLFTRLLADGVRFFATALLVQTLLPLTIPQAVLLMGGVTLVYTLAGGIRSVVWMDTVQFILYLSCGILSLWFIHGLIDGGLAAGLSQLAEAGKLGVLNFRSGEVFSLKAAYAFPAAIIGGAFLSFASHGADYMMVQRVLSTRSLPAARMALVGSGLFVTFQFALFMLVGGLLWIVFQGETLGVDQEYPRFIATYLPTGLKGVLLAGVLAAAMSTLSSSINSLASSTVNDWLKRTDDLRLSRLISLGWGTVLMGMAILVMWLPGENPVVELGLQIASYTYGGLLGLFLMGRARIHFYPAALITGLLGAAAAVLVLKGFGIAWTWYIIVATVANIGLAYVVNLAISKLRTETGGLF